Below is a window of Patescibacteria group bacterium DNA.
CGTTATTTCTGTCCGGATTGAACCAAAGACCAAACAAGATCAAGAAAAAATGAGTTTAGCCTTGAAAAAATTAACTGAAGAGGACCCAACTTTTCAAGTTAAAGGAGATTTAGAAACTGGTGAGACTATTATTTCGGGAATGGGCGAGTTGCATTTAGAGATTATTACTGATCGAATGAGAAGGGAATTTAAAGTCGAAGGTAATGTTGGGAAACCCCAGGTTGCTTACAAAGAAACGATTAAGGAAGAAGCTGTTGCTGAAGGAAAATATATTCGTCAATCAGGAGGTCGGGGTCAATATGGCCACGTTTGGTTGAGAGTTCGACCAAGAAAGCGGGGGGAAGGCTTTGAATTCATTGATAAGATTAAAGGAGGTATTATTCCCAGAGAATTTATTCCGGCAGTTAAGAAAGGAGCAAAAGAGGCCATGGATAAAGGAATAATAGCTGGCTATCCAATGGTTGATATGGAAGTGACTTTGTATGATGGTTCTTTCCATGAGGTTGATTCTTCAGAAATCGCCTTTAAAATTGCCGCCTCTGCCGCCTTACAGGGAGCCTCTAAAAGAGCAAAACCAGTTTTACTTGAACCAATAATGCGTCTTGAGGTTATTATCCCTTCGGAATTTTTTGGCGATACTATTGGCGATTTGAGTGCTAGACGAGGAAAAATTGAAGAGACAAAAGACAGAATAAATCTCAAAGTAATTGAGGCGAAAGTTCCTTTAGCCGAAATGTTTGGTTACGCTACCGCTCTAAGAAGTTTGACAGAAGGAAGAGGAATTTTTACAATGGAGTTTGATTATTATGAAGAAGTTCCTCAAAATATTGCCCAGGAAATAATCGAGGGTAAAAGACGGTAAAAACTATTGACCCCGTTAGAAATTTTACATATAATTGTATTGGTTGAAATCCATTATTCATCATAAATAAAAGAAATAATTTAGAAATATTTGAATCAAAAATTTCTAAACGAGGTTGACTTTATTTTTTGTTTTAATAAAATAATAATATAACATTATTAGGGTCTAGGGTTTAGGGTCTAGGAGATTAGATATCTAATTAACTAAAAACCTAAGCGCTAAAAACCTAGACGCTAGACAAAAATATGCCAGGAAAAGAAAAATTCGAGCGGGTTAAACCCCATGTTAATATCGGAACAATCGGTCATGTTGACCATGGTAAGACTACTCTTGTCGCTGCCGTCCTTAAGATTTTAAACATGAAGGGATTTAAAGTTAGTCGCACTTCGTCTGGTTCTCCAAAGGCAGTCGATGAGATTGATTCAGCTCCTGAAGAAAAAGCCAGGGGGCTGACAATTTCTATTTCCCACTTAGAATATGAAACCGAAAAAAGGCACTATGCTCACATTGATTGCCCTGGTCATGCTGACTACGTTAAAAACATGATTACTGGAGCCGCTCAGATGGATGGAGCTATCTTAGTAGTTTCAGCTCCAGATGGGCCAATGCCTCAAACAAGAGAGCATATTTTACTTGCTCGACAGGTTGGTTTACCATCTTTGGTAGTCTTTTTAAATAAATGTGATGCTGTTGATGACCCAGAAATTACAGATTTGGTTGAATCTGAAATTAGAGAACTTTTGAAAAAATATGATTATCCAGGAGATGAAATTCCAGTCATTCGGGGATCGGCTCTAAAAGCCCTGGAAGCAAAATCTCCAGACGATGAGGTAGCCAAGCCAATTTTAGATTTAATGAAAGCTGTAGATGATTATATCCCCGAACCAGCGAGAGAAACTGATAAACCTTTCTTGATGGCCATTGAGGATGTTTTCTCAATTGCCGGGAGAGGAACTGTTGCTACTGGAAGAGTTGAAAGAGGGGTAGTTCATCCTAATGAAGAAGTTGAATTAATAGGATTTAAACCGACAGCCAAAACCGTAGTTGTAAGTATTGAAATGTTTAATAAAATACTTGACGAAGGAAGGGCAGGAGATAATGTTGGAATTTTACTCCGAGGCCTTAAAAAAGAAGAGGTAGAGAGAGGTCAAGTTTTGGCAAAACCAGGCTCAATTACTCCTCATACCGAATTTGAGGGTGAGGTCTATGTTTTGGCAAAAGAAGAAGGTGGTCGTCACACCCCCTTCTTTTCCGGTTACAAGCCCCAGTTTTATTTCCGGACCACTGATGTTACCGGTGAAGTAACCTTACCTGAAGGAACAGAAATGGTTATGCCTGGTGATACAGTTAATTTGAAAATCAAATTAATTGCCCCAATTGCTCTTGAAGAAAAACAAAGATTTGCAATTAGAGAAGGAGGAAAGACCGTTGGAGCAGGGGTAGTGACCAAAATAATCAAATAAATAAAAAATTAGTGTTCTTTTAAGATGCCGATAAAAAAGAAAGAAACAGTAGTTGAGGAAAAGATAAAGCCTAAGTTACGCATTAAGTTGAAAGCTTATGATCATAAAGTTATTGATAATACTACTCGCCAAATTATAGAGACCGCTTTGCGCTACGGAGCTGAAATTTCAGGACCTGTTCCATTACCAACTGAGATTCATAAATACACAGTGAATAGATCTACCTTTGTTCACAAAGACAGCAGGGAACAATTCGAAATGAGAATTCATAAGAGATTAATTGATATTTTTAACCCAACTCCCAAGGTTATTGATGCCCTAATGAGTTTAAACCTACCAGCCGGAGTTGATATTGAAATCAAGATGTAGATATCGACTCCCAGAAAGGGGTCGGGAAAACTGGGTGAGGGGCCCGCTTGCGGGAGGGCGGCGGGCGGGTGGCGTCCCGTAGTGGAAAAACAGCGAGCCCAAGGCGAGCGTCAGAAACCGAAGGTTTTGAGGAGCGGAGCGAAGCCCCGAAGGGGCGCTCGAGCGAAGCGAGAGGGAGCGGAGCGACGGAGTTGATATTGAAATAAAAATGTAAGAACCCTATAAATTTCGAATCGAAACGAATTACGAATTATCTTAATTTTTTAAAATTTTAGTGTATAATTACACATGGAGATTGAATTTTTAAATTAATAAAAGATTTTTAAAGCAACTATCAATTTGAATACCGGGTTAGTTGCCCGGTATTTCATTAGAACAAATTAATTATTATTCGTAATTCGAAAAAGTTCGTAATTTGTAAGACTATGAAATTCATTTTAGGTTTAAAAATTGGAATGTCGCAAATTTTTGATAAAGAAGGCCGGGTAATACCGGTGACCTTAATTGAGGCTGGACCTTGCCAAGTTACCCAAATAAAAAAGGGAGAGACCGATGGATATACAGCCGTCCAAATAGGATTTAAAAAAATCGAGAAAAAAAAGACTACAACCCCCCCACCACCCTCCCGCCGAAGGCGGACCCCTATAAAAAAGACAATGAAAAAAAAGCCATTTAGGTATTTAAGAGAACTTCGAAACGCTAAAGATTATAAAATTGGCGATGAAATTTTAGCCTCCGTTTTTAAAGAAGGAGATAGGGTCTTAATTTCGGGAATTTCAAAAGGCAGGGGATTTGCTGGAGTAGTCAAAAGATGGGGATTCGCCGGCTTACCCAAAACCCATGGAACAAAGCATGGGCTAAGAAAAGGAGGAGCAATTGGATCGAGCTATCCCCAGAGAGTTGTTAAAGGTAAAAAGATGGCTGGAAGAATGGGGAGTGCTCGAGTGACAGTTAAAAATTTGAAAGTAGTTAAAGTTGATTCAGAGAATAATTTATTGGCTGTAAGGGGAGCGGTGCCAGGAAGGAGGGGAACATTATTAGAGATTAGAGGATAGATGCTCGAGTGAGTTATTTCCAAAGTACGCAGTCGATTTTCCCACCGAGAAAATCGCTGCTCGTCTCTCGGCCTCGCTCTCCGCCTTTGGCGGAACCATGGCCGCGAGGCCTCCGAGACGTCTTTGTAAACACTCACTCTCGCTTGGGGGGAGAGGAGAGAAAAATAAAAAAACGGGCATTTAGAGTCTGCCCGAAGGACTTTCGCTATATTAAGGGTTTAAAGAGCTTAATGGATAGTAAGCAATGCCCCGGTAATGATAAGAATCTGTCCTAAATGTTCTTCTTCAAAGCAGCTTCCTAGGATACATCCAGTCATAGCTAATATTATTACCAGAGTCCATTTTACATCTCCGATCCACCACCATGCAGTAACAGCTACTATTCCTAATAGTGCTACAGGTATTCCTATATATGCCAATCTATATACCAATCCATCACTCCATTTCATTTTTATTATCTCCCAAATAATATCATAGCAAGTTAAATATGTTAGTCAAAACCTACAATCAAAAAGGAGAAGAAATTGGTCAGACGAAATTACCAAAGGAAATTTTTGAAGTAAAAATTAATACTGATTTAGTTCATCAGGTGGCGGTTAGCCAGATGGCTAGAAAAAGAATTAGAATTGCTAAGGCCAAGACCCGAGCTGAGGTAAGAGGCGGGGGAAGAAAACCCTGGGCTCAGAAAGGAACTGGGAGAGCAAGGCATGGTTCAATTAGATCCCCTCTCTGGCGAGGAGGTGGAGTAACTTTTGGACCCAGAACTGAGAGAGTTTTTAAGAAAAAGATTAACAAAAAAATGAGAAAAAAGGCCCTATTCATGGTTTTATCGGCTAAGGCAAAAGAGAATTTACTTTTGATATTAGATAGTTTGAAATTAGATCAACCAAAAACAAAATTAATGGAAAAAATTTTAAAAGGTCTAAAATCAAAAATCAAGACTCTAAAAGAAAAAAGTATCCTCATTGCTCTTTCCCAAAAAGATGAAAATATTATCAGAGCTTCCCGAAACATCCCTAACCTTCAAACCATTGAGACAAGAAACCTTAATGTTTTAGACCTACTTTCTTTCAAATATTTAATGATGCCAAAAGGAGCAATAAAAGTAATAAAAGAAACATTTTTAAAGTAAAATAAATTATGGCAATTTTAGATGTTTTTAAAAAACGAAGAAAAGTTAAAGGAAAAAAAATAGTAAAAGAAAAAAAACCGAAAGAGAAACTGATTGAAAGGACTCCAACTCCTAGGCCAGAGTCTCAAAAACGAGCCCCTAAACCTAAAATAGGTGAAGCTTATCGAATTTTAAAGGCCCCCCAGGTCACCGAGAAAGCCACTGGTTTAGTTGCAAAAAATCAATATGTTTTTAAAGTCTTTCCTAAGGCAAATAAAGTAGAAATAAAAAAAGCCATTGAGAATCTTTATAGAGTTAATGTGATATCTGTTAAAATTATTAAAATCCCCAAAAAACCGAGGAGATTGGGAAGAATCTCAGGCTGGAGAAAAGGATACAAAAAAGCAATTGTTGGAATTAAAAAAGGACAAAAAATAGAAATATTATCTCGCTAAAAAATGAAAAAAACTATTGTAGCCAAAAAAATATTAACCAAAAAAGAACCCGAAAAGAAATTACTTTTGCCTTTAAAAAAAAGAGGAGGGAGGGCTAGATCGGGTCGGATAACTGTTCGTCATCGGGGAGGAGGAGCGAAAAGACTTTATAGAATGGTTGATTTTGGTCAAGAAAAAATAGGAATAACAGCAAAGATTATTGCCTTAGAGTACGATCCTAATAGGACTGCTTTTATTGCCCTCGTTCAATATCAAGATGGAGAAAAAAGATATATTTTAGCTCCTCAAGATTTAAAAATTGGAGATCAAATTATTATTTCAGAAAAAGCTGAGATTAAGTCTGGAAATCGAATGAAATTAAAGAATATTCCAGTTGGGAATACGGTTTATAATATAGAAATTGTGCCTGGTCAGGGAGGAAAAATGGTAAGGGGGGCAGGAACAGGAGCTAAGGTACTAGCTCAGGAAGGAAAATATACTCATTTGGAAATGCCTTCAGGGGAAGTTAGAAAAGTCTCTCAAGAGTGTTTTGCCACTGTGGGGATGGTTTCTCGACCGGAATGGCGCTATATTCCGGTTGGTAAAGCTGGAAGAGCTCGCCGGCGAGGAAAAAGACCGGCTGTCCGGGGAACGGCAATGATTCCCCCCGCTCATCCGCATGGAGGAGGAACGGGAAAATCCCCAATTGGCCTTGCTCACCCAAAAACTCCCTGGGGGAAACCAGCCTTAGGGGTTAAGACTAGAAAAAGAAAACAAACAGACAAATTTATAATTAAAAGAAGAAAAAAGAAAAAGAAGTAATTTTAATCGATAATATTATGGCACGTTCACTTAAAAAGGGTCCTTTTATTGACCAAAAATTATTAAAGAAAATAAAAAAAATAAAACCCGGAACCAAAGAAATCATCAAGACCTGGTCTCGGGCTTGCACCATTGCTCCTGAAATGGTTGGTTTTACTTTTGGGGTTCATAATGGAAGAGAATTTATTCCGGTTAAGGTAACTGAAGACATGGTTGGTCATCGCCTAGGTGAATTTTCTCCAACTACCAAGTTTTCCCGACACGGCGGAAAAATGCAGAAAGGGTTAGAAAAGAAAATGGCTGAGAGGGAAACAGAGAAATTAAAATCATCTTAACGTCTTAACGTCTAAACATTTAAGTCTCTCAATTTATTTTATTTTAATATTAGAATGCTTGAATGTTTAAATGAAGTTATGCCAGTTACTGTTAAATTACGTTATCTAAGGATTGCTCCTCGAAAAGTTAGATTGGTTGCTGATTTAATTCGGAAAAAGAAAGTTGAGGAAGCTCAGACCGTTTTAAATTTTGTAACTAAAAAAGCGGCTTTGCCTTTATTAAAACTTTTAAAATCAGCTATTGCCAACGCTAAAAATAATTTTGGTTTAGAAGG
It encodes the following:
- the rplB gene encoding 50S ribosomal protein L2, whose amino-acid sequence is MKKTIVAKKILTKKEPEKKLLLPLKKRGGRARSGRITVRHRGGGAKRLYRMVDFGQEKIGITAKIIALEYDPNRTAFIALVQYQDGEKRYILAPQDLKIGDQIIISEKAEIKSGNRMKLKNIPVGNTVYNIEIVPGQGGKMVRGAGTGAKVLAQEGKYTHLEMPSGEVRKVSQECFATVGMVSRPEWRYIPVGKAGRARRRGKRPAVRGTAMIPPAHPHGGGTGKSPIGLAHPKTPWGKPALGVKTRKRKQTDKFIIKRRKKKKK
- the rplD gene encoding 50S ribosomal protein L4, with protein sequence MLVKTYNQKGEEIGQTKLPKEIFEVKINTDLVHQVAVSQMARKRIRIAKAKTRAEVRGGGRKPWAQKGTGRARHGSIRSPLWRGGGVTFGPRTERVFKKKINKKMRKKALFMVLSAKAKENLLLILDSLKLDQPKTKLMEKILKGLKSKIKTLKEKSILIALSQKDENIIRASRNIPNLQTIETRNLNVLDLLSFKYLMMPKGAIKVIKETFLK
- the rplW gene encoding 50S ribosomal protein L23, which codes for MAILDVFKKRRKVKGKKIVKEKKPKEKLIERTPTPRPESQKRAPKPKIGEAYRILKAPQVTEKATGLVAKNQYVFKVFPKANKVEIKKAIENLYRVNVISVKIIKIPKKPRRLGRISGWRKGYKKAIVGIKKGQKIEILSR
- the rpsJ gene encoding 30S ribosomal protein S10 is translated as MPIKKKETVVEEKIKPKLRIKLKAYDHKVIDNTTRQIIETALRYGAEISGPVPLPTEIHKYTVNRSTFVHKDSREQFEMRIHKRLIDIFNPTPKVIDALMSLNLPAGVDIEIKM
- the tuf gene encoding elongation factor Tu gives rise to the protein MPGKEKFERVKPHVNIGTIGHVDHGKTTLVAAVLKILNMKGFKVSRTSSGSPKAVDEIDSAPEEKARGLTISISHLEYETEKRHYAHIDCPGHADYVKNMITGAAQMDGAILVVSAPDGPMPQTREHILLARQVGLPSLVVFLNKCDAVDDPEITDLVESEIRELLKKYDYPGDEIPVIRGSALKALEAKSPDDEVAKPILDLMKAVDDYIPEPARETDKPFLMAIEDVFSIAGRGTVATGRVERGVVHPNEEVELIGFKPTAKTVVVSIEMFNKILDEGRAGDNVGILLRGLKKEEVERGQVLAKPGSITPHTEFEGEVYVLAKEEGGRHTPFFSGYKPQFYFRTTDVTGEVTLPEGTEMVMPGDTVNLKIKLIAPIALEEKQRFAIREGGKTVGAGVVTKIIK
- the rplC gene encoding 50S ribosomal protein L3, which produces MKFILGLKIGMSQIFDKEGRVIPVTLIEAGPCQVTQIKKGETDGYTAVQIGFKKIEKKKTTTPPPPSRRRRTPIKKTMKKKPFRYLRELRNAKDYKIGDEILASVFKEGDRVLISGISKGRGFAGVVKRWGFAGLPKTHGTKHGLRKGGAIGSSYPQRVVKGKKMAGRMGSARVTVKNLKVVKVDSENNLLAVRGAVPGRRGTLLEIRG
- the rpsS gene encoding 30S ribosomal protein S19; its protein translation is MARSLKKGPFIDQKLLKKIKKIKPGTKEIIKTWSRACTIAPEMVGFTFGVHNGREFIPVKVTEDMVGHRLGEFSPTTKFSRHGGKMQKGLEKKMAERETEKLKSS